The Sphingopyxis sp. TUF1 genome segment CATCGGGATGCGCGGTTTCGCGAAACGCGGTCCATTGCCCCTTTTCCTGCGCAAGCCGCGCGAACGCGATCTCGGCGGCGATGAAGGCGCTGGGGTTCGCCGCAAGCGGCCGGTTCCGAAACTCGTCGGATGACCCCGCACAACCGGCAAGCGTCAGAGCCAATATGGCGGCAAGCGACAGGCGCATCAAAAACCCTCCGGATCGGCCAGCCCCGCGCGGCGATGCGCGGCGACGAGCGTGTTGCGCAGCAGGCAGGCGATCGTCATCGGACCGACGCCACCCGGGACCGGAGTGATCGCACCCGCGACGCCTGATACCTCGGCATAGTCGACGTCACCGACCAGCCGGCCCTTCGCCGCGCCCTCGGTGGGCGGCAGGCGATTGATGCCAACATCGATCACGATCGCACCCGGTTTGATCCAATCGCCCTTGACCATCTCGGCGCGGCCGACCGCGGCGACAACGATGTCGGCACGCCGCACAAGCGCGGGCAGGTCTTTCGTCCGGCTGTGCGCCATCGTCACCGTGCAATTGGCGCCGAGCAGCAGTTGGCCCATCGGCTTGCCGACGAGGATTGAGCGGCCGACGACGATCGCGTCCTTGCCCGAAAGATCGCCGAGCCGGTCCTGAAGGAGCAGCAGACAGCCATAAGGGGTGCAGGGAACCATGCCGGGGATGCCGAGCGCAAGGCGGCCCGCGCTGACCGGGGTCAGCCCGTCGACATCCTTGTCGGGATCGATCGTCGCGACCGCCGCCTGTTCGTCGAGATGGCCGGGCAGCGGCAGTTGCAGCAGAATGCCGTCGACCGCCTCATCGGCATTGAGCTGGCGAAGCAGCGCCTCGACCTCGCTCTGCGTCGCGGTCGCTGGCAGGCGGTGCTCGAAGCTGGCCATGCCCGCGGCCAGCGTCGCCTTGCCCTTCGACCCCACATAGACCGCGCTCGCCGGATCGTCGCCGACGAGCACGACGGCAAGGCCCGGAACGCGGCCCGTCGCGGCCTTGAACGCCGGAACCGCCGCGGCGATCCGCGCGCGTAGTCCCGCGGCGAAGCTCTTGCCGTCGATTACTTTCGAATCGGGGGCCGGGTCTGCCATGCGTCAGGCCATCCCGGTCTGCATACCAAGCCGATAGAGATACGCCATGACCGGGCCCTGGAGGATGATGAGGAGGATAAGCACCAGCATCGGCGTCAGATCGATACCGCCGAAATCGGGCATGATGCGGCGGAAGGGCCGATAGAGCGGCTCGGTGATCCGGTCGAGCACGTACCAAAGCTGCCCAACGAAATCATTGTGCGTGTTGATGACGTTGAACGCGATCAGCCACGACATCACCGCCTGGATAATGATGATCCACCACAGGATGTTGAGCAGGATCGACAGAATTTCGAGAAACATGAAATACAAGGAAGGTCTCCGGCCGAAAGGTCGATGGCGGCGATGTTAGCGGTGAATGAGCGTGCCCGCACCCCTTGCGGTGAAAATTTCGAGCAGCATGGCGTGCGGAATGCGCCCGTCGAGAATGACCGCGGCTTCGACCCCGGAATCAACCGCGGCGACGCAGGTTTCGACCTTCGGAATCATGCCGCCGGTGATCGTCCCGTCCTCCTTCAGCGCATCGATCGCCGCGCGATCGAGGTCGGTGAGCAGATTCTTTTCCTTGTCCAGGACCCCTGCGACATCTGTGAGCAGGAAGAAACGTTTGGCGCCCAGCGCCCCGGCGATCGCGCCCGCCATGGTGTCGGCGTTGATATTATAGGTTGCGCCGTCGGCGCCGAGCGCGACCGGCGCCACTACCGGGATGAAATTGTCTTTCGTAAGGTTCGCAAGGATCGTCGGATCGACCGCGACCGGCTCGCCGACGAAACCCAGGTCGACGTGGCGCTCGATCCCCGAATTGGGATCGGCCTCGGTCCGCTTCACCTTTTCGGCGAGGACGAGATTGGCGTCCTTGCCCGAAATGCCGACCGCGCGGCCGCCGAGGCCCGCGATCCAGCCGACGATTTCCTTGTTGATCTTGCCCGCGAGCACCATCTCCGCGACTTCGGCGGTCGCGGCGTCGGTGACGCGCAGACCGCCGACGAAGGTCGATTCGATCCCCAGCTGTTTCAGCATCGCCCCGATCTGCGGCCCGCCGCCGTGGACGACAACGGGGTTGATACCGACGGCCTTCAGCAGCACGACATCCTCAGCAAAGTCGCGCTGCGCCTCGGGATCGCCCATCGCGTGCCCGCCATATTTGATGACAAAGGTCTGGCCCGCATAGCGTTGCAGATAGGGCAGCGCCTCGACGAGCGTTTCGGCCTTGGCGAGCAGGTCGGGCATTTGGGAAGGATCGGTCATCGTCGTCATCCGCCGTTCTTCGCATCGACGCTGCGGCCCAGCGCGACCAGCCCGGTGATGACGAAAGGAATGACGAGCACCGACAGCGCGACCTTGGCGAGCATCTGCCCGCCCATCAGGTTGGCGATCGGGAACACGCCGTAGAAGGCAATCGTCACGAACAGCAAAGTATCGACGATCTGGCTCAAGGCGCTGGCGATCGCACCGCGGATCGCGAGCCATGTCGTTCCGGAACCGGCGCCTTCGCGTCCGCGCAGCTTTGAGAAGATGGTGACGTTGAGGAATTGTGACGTGCCATAGGCGACAATCCCCGCAGCCATAAGGCGGGGGCTTTGTCCCAGGATCATGTCGAACGACGCGAGTCTTTCGGGCTGCATTTCGGGTGACGCCGGCAGCGCAAGGACCAGCGCGGTCAGCATGATCGACAGCACGAGCGGCACGAAACCCCACAGAACGATGCGGTTTGCGACCGCCTGGCCATGGAGTTCGGAGACCGCGCTCGACAATGCGACAAGCATCAGGAAGGCAAAAATCCCCGCCTCGACCGCCAGCCAGTCGCCGAGCGCGACCTGTTTGTTGCCGAGCACTCCCGCGAGCACCACCATGCCGCCGTAGACGATCGAATAAAGGAAGAGCGAGGGCGAGAGCGTGCGCGGCAGCGCCGTCGGGGTCGTATCGGTCATGCCGCCCGATAGTCGGTTTTGCACAGCGTGGAAAGATGCCGGTCAATCGGGCGGATTATGCTTGGCAAGGAAGGCCTCGATCGACGTCAGCAGCGTCAGCCGATCAGCCTCGCGGGTAAAATAATGGTCAGCAAGGGGGATCGAAACAAATTCCACCACCTTGCCGGCCTTCCGCATCGCGCCGTACATCTTGGCCGACTGGGCGTGATCGACGGTGACGTCCTTCTTGCCGTGGATCAGCAGCAACGGCGTCTTGATCCGGTCGACCGAGTTGATCGGCGACACGGCAGCAAAATCGGGAGTCATCTTCTGCCACTGGGATCGATAGAGCCGCGCATGCACTTGCCCGCCGAAATCATTGACCTCGCGGCGCAGATTGGAAACGCCGTTGATCG includes the following:
- a CDS encoding YggT family protein; translated protein: MFLEILSILLNILWWIIIIQAVMSWLIAFNVINTHNDFVGQLWYVLDRITEPLYRPFRRIMPDFGGIDLTPMLVLILLIILQGPVMAYLYRLGMQTGMA
- a CDS encoding queuosine precursor transporter, which encodes MTDTTPTALPRTLSPSLFLYSIVYGGMVVLAGVLGNKQVALGDWLAVEAGIFAFLMLVALSSAVSELHGQAVANRIVLWGFVPLVLSIMLTALVLALPASPEMQPERLASFDMILGQSPRLMAAGIVAYGTSQFLNVTIFSKLRGREGAGSGTTWLAIRGAIASALSQIVDTLLFVTIAFYGVFPIANLMGGQMLAKVALSVLVIPFVITGLVALGRSVDAKNGG
- the argB gene encoding acetylglutamate kinase, producing the protein MTTMTDPSQMPDLLAKAETLVEALPYLQRYAGQTFVIKYGGHAMGDPEAQRDFAEDVVLLKAVGINPVVVHGGGPQIGAMLKQLGIESTFVGGLRVTDAATAEVAEMVLAGKINKEIVGWIAGLGGRAVGISGKDANLVLAEKVKRTEADPNSGIERHVDLGFVGEPVAVDPTILANLTKDNFIPVVAPVALGADGATYNINADTMAGAIAGALGAKRFFLLTDVAGVLDKEKNLLTDLDRAAIDALKEDGTITGGMIPKVETCVAAVDSGVEAAVILDGRIPHAMLLEIFTARGAGTLIHR
- the folD gene encoding bifunctional methylenetetrahydrofolate dehydrogenase/methenyltetrahydrofolate cyclohydrolase FolD, with amino-acid sequence MADPAPDSKVIDGKSFAAGLRARIAAAVPAFKAATGRVPGLAVVLVGDDPASAVYVGSKGKATLAAGMASFEHRLPATATQSEVEALLRQLNADEAVDGILLQLPLPGHLDEQAAVATIDPDKDVDGLTPVSAGRLALGIPGMVPCTPYGCLLLLQDRLGDLSGKDAIVVGRSILVGKPMGQLLLGANCTVTMAHSRTKDLPALVRRADIVVAAVGRAEMVKGDWIKPGAIVIDVGINRLPPTEGAAKGRLVGDVDYAEVSGVAGAITPVPGGVGPMTIACLLRNTLVAAHRRAGLADPEGF